A genomic window from Caldicellulosiruptor kronotskyensis 2002 includes:
- a CDS encoding segregation and condensation protein A, producing MNFEVKLPNFEGPLDLLLYFIKKEKINIYDIPISEITSQYLSYLNHLDTINVDSVSEFMVMAATLLEIKSKMLLPKVQEDQDPRQELVERLREYQKYKQAAIYLRENFPYRECYRKTNQDYLLLKENKKELVTQLDIKKLCRAYLAAVQKNEDFSKENVQKLQEITKKQSVSILKVVKQVFEYIKQKGVLYFSNLIKGISKEEIIYRFLAILELCKLGHIFAHQDKMFDDIKILKR from the coding sequence ATGAACTTTGAGGTTAAACTTCCCAACTTTGAAGGGCCACTTGACCTGTTGCTTTATTTCATAAAAAAAGAGAAAATAAATATATATGATATTCCAATATCCGAAATTACAAGCCAATATCTGTCATATCTCAACCATTTAGATACCATCAACGTTGATTCTGTTTCTGAGTTTATGGTAATGGCAGCAACACTTTTAGAGATAAAATCAAAAATGCTTTTGCCCAAAGTCCAGGAAGACCAAGACCCACGTCAAGAACTTGTGGAAAGGCTAAGAGAATATCAGAAATACAAACAGGCAGCCATTTACTTAAGAGAAAACTTTCCTTACAGGGAGTGCTATAGAAAGACAAACCAAGATTATTTACTTTTAAAAGAAAATAAGAAGGAGCTTGTAACTCAACTTGATATTAAAAAGCTTTGCAGAGCATATTTAGCAGCTGTCCAGAAAAATGAAGATTTTTCAAAAGAAAATGTTCAAAAACTTCAGGAAATTACCAAGAAGCAGTCAGTATCTATTTTGAAAGTTGTAAAACAAGTATTTGAATATATTAAACAAAAAGGAGTTTTGTATTTTAGTAATCTCATAAAAGGGATTTCAAAAGAAGAAATTATCTACAGATTTTTGGCTATTTTAGAACTTTGCAAGCTTGGTCATATCTTTGCTCATCAGGATAAAATGTTTGACGATATAAAGATTTTAAAGAGGTAA
- the scpB gene encoding SMC-Scp complex subunit ScpB: MVMEAAKIKSIIESILFLVTEPLDVQKLAKILGLEYQEVKNYVELLKQEYLQQNRGFLITEWENGYILVTNPENSGYIREYFDLEQKSVSLSQAAYEVLSIVAFKGPITRQEIEKIRGVNSENVIKSLIEKGLIKEAGRLDTIGKPALYEVTSLFYTSLGIKDLEELKEKILKIQQEDTSI, translated from the coding sequence ATGGTAATGGAGGCTGCAAAAATAAAATCGATTATAGAAAGTATACTCTTTTTGGTTACAGAACCCTTGGATGTACAAAAACTGGCAAAGATTTTAGGATTAGAGTATCAAGAGGTTAAAAATTATGTCGAGCTGCTGAAACAGGAATATCTACAGCAAAACAGGGGATTCTTAATAACTGAATGGGAAAATGGATATATTTTGGTTACTAATCCAGAAAATTCTGGATATATAAGAGAATACTTTGATTTGGAGCAAAAGTCTGTATCACTTTCTCAAGCAGCATATGAGGTGTTATCAATTGTTGCGTTTAAAGGTCCTATTACAAGACAAGAGATAGAAAAGATAAGAGGAGTAAATAGTGAGAATGTCATAAAAAGCCTTATAGAAAAAGGGCTTATCAAGGAAGCTGGAAGGCTTGACACAATAGGTAAGCCTGCTTTGTATGAGGTAACCTCGCTTTTTTACACTTCTCTTGGTATTAAAGATTTAGAGGAACTTAAAGAGAAGATTTTAAAAATACAGCAAGAGGATACGTCAATTTGA
- a CDS encoding tetratricopeptide repeat protein, which yields MVKGKVISLNPTSSMYFKIGIKHYEKGEVDLAIKRLMKALELDNKNVEIKFNLAGLLAQVGDFETSNKLLSELTKDNPEFYDSLFGLGCNFFEMGKFKEAKNFLKRYVKLSNNIEFKEAAEDLIDFIESQEEFEKEQKEIEKYSKLLERGNFLLESGRYEDAMKYFKMILAKDDSVLAARNNLSLAYFYMGDVQRAIEEAKKVLQIDKYNVYANCNLAFFYSSIGKEREMKRHLKAVLEIKTYDSKDKIKILDTLIKLNQHSEIAQRANELFEITREPYFKHIEAISLYNMRKYLKAKKIWEYLKKNFEMPEIRIDYFLKKVDNVIKTFEKDTIDYFETGFKFLEGMDEKEFKRQLQNHIDNYFSQTVEENRQKVIEILKQHTELTNKDQETIFNLLKNLPLEKPRLNIQAIAAIVWYVFKKHVKKERIKQKEVAKIFGISQAVFSKWFSDFKELLLNKEI from the coding sequence ATGGTCAAGGGAAAGGTAATTAGTCTCAATCCTACATCGTCAATGTATTTTAAAATTGGGATTAAACATTACGAAAAGGGAGAAGTGGATCTTGCCATAAAAAGGCTCATGAAAGCTCTTGAACTTGATAATAAAAATGTTGAGATAAAATTTAATCTTGCTGGACTTTTAGCGCAGGTTGGGGATTTTGAAACTTCAAATAAGCTTTTGAGCGAGCTTACAAAAGATAACCCGGAGTTTTATGATTCGCTTTTTGGGCTTGGGTGCAATTTTTTTGAGATGGGCAAATTTAAGGAGGCAAAGAATTTTTTAAAGAGGTATGTAAAACTTTCTAACAACATTGAGTTTAAAGAGGCGGCAGAAGACCTTATTGATTTTATTGAAAGCCAAGAAGAGTTTGAAAAAGAACAAAAAGAAATTGAAAAATATTCAAAACTATTAGAGAGAGGAAATTTCCTTCTTGAAAGTGGAAGATATGAAGATGCAATGAAATATTTTAAAATGATATTGGCAAAAGATGATAGCGTCCTTGCTGCAAGGAACAACCTTTCACTTGCTTATTTTTATATGGGTGATGTTCAAAGAGCGATTGAAGAAGCAAAAAAAGTTCTTCAAATTGATAAGTACAATGTATATGCAAACTGTAACTTAGCATTTTTTTACAGCAGCATAGGAAAAGAAAGAGAGATGAAAAGGCATTTAAAAGCGGTATTGGAAATAAAAACATACGATAGTAAAGATAAAATAAAGATTTTAGACACTCTTATCAAGTTAAATCAGCACAGTGAAATTGCCCAGCGTGCAAACGAGCTTTTTGAGATCACAAGAGAGCCATATTTTAAACATATTGAAGCAATAAGCCTTTACAACATGCGCAAGTATCTCAAAGCAAAAAAAATTTGGGAGTACTTAAAAAAGAACTTTGAAATGCCTGAGATAAGGATTGACTATTTTTTGAAGAAAGTCGATAATGTAATAAAGACATTTGAAAAAGATACTATAGATTATTTTGAAACAGGTTTTAAATTTTTGGAAGGCATGGACGAAAAGGAGTTTAAAAGACAGCTCCAAAATCATATTGACAATTATTTTTCTCAAACTGTCGAAGAAAACAGACAAAAAGTTATAGAAATTTTAAAACAGCACACAGAATTGACTAACAAAGACCAAGAAACTATCTTTAATCTTTTAAAAAATCTTCCGCTTGAAAAACCAAGATTAAATATTCAAGCCATTGCTGCAATTGTTTGGTATGTGTTCAAGAAACACGTGAAAAAAGAAAGGATAAAGCAAAAGGAAGTAGCAAAAATTTTTGGAATTTCGCAGGCCGTCTTCTCTAAATGGTTTAGTGATTTCAAAGAACTTTTGCTAAACAAGGAAATATAA
- the ytfJ gene encoding GerW family sporulation protein: protein MAHPIEMLMQTTMENLKQMIDVNTIVGDAVQSSAGAVIIPVSKVSFGFVAGGGDIKQDITKMNKTDENTPLFAGGTGAGISVMPIAFLVVTQDQIRLLNVSANSSIERIIDIIPNIIEDIKEIIQRR, encoded by the coding sequence TTGGCACATCCAATTGAAATGCTTATGCAGACAACAATGGAAAACCTAAAACAGATGATTGACGTTAACACAATTGTGGGTGATGCTGTTCAAAGTTCGGCTGGAGCTGTTATAATTCCGGTATCAAAAGTTTCGTTTGGTTTTGTAGCAGGTGGAGGTGATATAAAACAGGATATTACTAAGATGAACAAAACCGACGAAAATACTCCACTTTTTGCAGGCGGAACTGGTGCAGGAATTTCTGTTATGCCCATTGCGTTTTTGGTTGTAACACAGGACCAGATAAGACTTTTAAATGTTTCAGCAAACAGCAGTATTGAGAGAATAATTGATATTATTCCAAATATAATTGAAGATATCAAGGAAATTATTCAAAGAAGATGA
- a CDS encoding HD domain-containing phosphohydrolase has translation MELRFKILVITLIVAFLPSTIVAVYVMNNIIPQYERITYDYFVNKQQQTLERITQKIFDDMGNIAKEYTVWNELYRAVVTNDKKTIDFYWTNWLYQKPYSFSLIIGFSKEGKIISYHSPFGDIKSSDKTKILKVFKKVLNKVYSDNDINLIPVERGFLKINGKIFAFVCSPVLDDKDLTKPVAGALFLAKDVDEFVFLIQPYMVDRIYLVDKTTVSSEENLLKNHVELFDIDGYKIGTLVINYNEKTLVNIKRHFEKLLIITFLFLMILTLLIAFLSGVYLTKRIVQLEDYAISLFSGINGDATFPKPDIKKEGKFRNVELVLEYFSNEIKSKISILKQQDNLLKELFEKEKRNFEGAIKLLISIIEMKDPYTKGHAERVMRYSKKIGEKMFSKGYKIDLFDLEIAAYLHDIGKIVIPENILNKPDKLTQEEYSIVKRHSLDGYNILSNIEYFDSIKEIVLYHHENVDGSGYPLGIKGDKIPLESKIISVADVFDALTTDRPYRKAFSEEKALEIMKGEVGKKFDPEVFEAFLNVLKEEKISKIVEMKIDG, from the coding sequence GTGGAGCTGAGATTTAAAATACTTGTTATTACACTGATAGTTGCATTCTTACCATCAACCATTGTTGCTGTATATGTAATGAATAACATAATTCCTCAGTATGAAAGAATTACCTATGATTACTTTGTAAATAAACAACAACAAACCTTAGAGAGAATAACTCAAAAGATTTTTGATGATATGGGAAATATAGCGAAAGAATATACTGTCTGGAATGAACTTTACAGAGCTGTTGTCACAAATGATAAAAAGACTATTGACTTTTACTGGACAAACTGGCTCTATCAAAAACCTTACAGTTTTTCTTTAATAATTGGTTTTTCGAAAGAGGGGAAGATTATTTCGTATCATTCCCCATTTGGGGATATTAAAAGCTCTGACAAGACAAAAATATTAAAAGTATTCAAAAAAGTATTAAATAAAGTCTATTCTGATAACGATATAAATCTAATACCTGTTGAAAGAGGTTTTCTAAAAATAAATGGTAAAATTTTTGCGTTTGTTTGTTCGCCTGTCTTGGATGATAAAGATTTAACAAAACCTGTTGCTGGAGCTCTTTTTCTGGCAAAAGATGTTGACGAGTTTGTGTTTTTGATACAGCCTTACATGGTAGATAGAATATATTTAGTGGATAAGACAACTGTATCTTCTGAAGAAAACCTTCTTAAAAATCATGTTGAGCTATTTGATATTGATGGCTATAAGATAGGAACACTTGTAATCAATTATAATGAAAAAACACTTGTAAATATAAAAAGACACTTTGAAAAACTACTTATTATTACTTTTTTATTTCTAATGATTTTGACCTTACTTATTGCATTTTTAAGCGGAGTATATCTTACAAAAAGGATTGTTCAGCTTGAAGATTATGCTATTTCGCTATTTTCTGGCATAAATGGTGATGCAACCTTTCCAAAACCAGACATAAAAAAAGAGGGAAAGTTTAGAAATGTAGAACTTGTTTTGGAGTATTTTTCGAACGAAATAAAAAGCAAGATTTCGATACTAAAGCAGCAGGATAATCTTTTAAAAGAGCTATTTGAGAAAGAAAAGAGAAACTTTGAAGGAGCGATAAAACTTTTAATATCTATTATTGAAATGAAAGACCCTTACACTAAAGGACACGCAGAAAGGGTTATGAGATACAGCAAAAAAATAGGTGAAAAGATGTTTTCAAAGGGATATAAGATAGACCTATTTGACCTTGAAATTGCTGCATATCTTCACGATATTGGCAAGATTGTAATTCCAGAAAACATATTAAATAAACCTGACAAGTTAACGCAAGAAGAATATTCTATAGTCAAAAGACACTCCTTAGATGGTTATAACATCCTTTCAAACATTGAATATTTTGATAGTATAAAAGAGATTGTTCTGTATCATCACGAGAATGTAGATGGAAGTGGCTATCCGCTGGGGATAAAAGGAGACAAAATTCCTCTTGAGTCAAAGATAATCTCTGTTGCAGATGTTTTTGATGCTCTTACCACAGACAGGCCTTACCGCAAGGCATTTTCAGAGGAAAAGGCTTTAGAGATTATGAAAGGAGAGGTTGGCAAGAAGTTTGACCCTGAAGTTTTTGAGGCATTTTTAAATGTTCTAAAAGAGGAAAAAATCTCAAAAATAGTAGAGATGAAGATAGATGGATAA
- the thrS gene encoding threonine--tRNA ligase, with the protein MDKITVTLPDGKAVEAEKGISAMEFIKTISMRLYKEAVACKIDGVLKDLWTSLQKDCSFEVVTFSNDEGKKVYWHTTSHILAQAVKRLFGDKVKLGIGPAIDNGFYYDFDIEESITREILEKIEEEMQKIIKEDLKIERFELSREEAIKLMQQRGENYKVELINDIPEGEVISFYKQGEFVDLCTGPHLPSTGRVKAFKLLSVAGAYWRGNSKNKMLQRIYGISYEKKSQLDEYLTMLEEAKKRDHRKLGRELDLFDIFEEGPGFPFFLPKGMIIRNILEDFWREEHKKRGYQEIKTPIMLTKDLWVQSGHWDHYKGNMYFTKIDDQEFAIKPMNCPGSILVYKRKSHSYRELPERLCELGLVHRHELSGVLHGLMRVRCFTQDDAHIFMLPSQIKDEIKGVIDLIDYFYSVFGFKYHVELSTRPENSMGTDEQWNMAETALKEALEEVGIDYKINEGDGAFYGPKIDFHLEDSLKRTWQCATIQLDFQMPERFDLYYIGEDGAKHRPVMLHRVVFGSIERFIAILTEHFAGAFPVWLAPTQIRIIPVSDNFNDYAAKISQILKENGFRVEEDFRSETVGYKIRDAQLQKIPYMVIVGEKEQRDNTIAVRDRKKGDLGSFTIDEFVSMVKDKVEKKALE; encoded by the coding sequence ATGGACAAAATCACTGTAACTCTTCCTGATGGGAAGGCAGTAGAAGCAGAAAAAGGAATATCTGCTATGGAGTTTATAAAGACAATCTCTATGAGACTTTACAAAGAAGCAGTTGCGTGTAAGATAGATGGTGTTTTGAAGGACTTGTGGACTTCTCTTCAAAAAGATTGCAGCTTTGAGGTTGTGACATTTTCAAATGATGAGGGTAAAAAGGTTTATTGGCACACAACGTCTCATATTTTAGCTCAGGCTGTCAAAAGGCTCTTTGGCGATAAAGTAAAGCTTGGCATAGGACCTGCAATTGACAATGGTTTTTATTACGACTTTGATATTGAAGAGTCAATTACGAGGGAGATTTTAGAAAAGATTGAAGAAGAGATGCAAAAAATAATAAAAGAAGATTTAAAGATTGAGAGATTTGAACTTTCAAGAGAAGAAGCAATAAAACTTATGCAACAAAGGGGAGAAAACTACAAAGTTGAACTTATAAATGATATTCCAGAAGGTGAAGTTATTTCTTTTTATAAGCAAGGTGAATTTGTTGATCTTTGCACAGGTCCGCATCTTCCTTCAACAGGAAGGGTAAAAGCATTCAAATTGCTCTCTGTAGCAGGTGCTTATTGGCGTGGAAATTCAAAAAATAAGATGCTTCAAAGAATCTATGGAATATCTTACGAGAAAAAGTCGCAACTTGATGAATATCTTACAATGCTTGAAGAAGCAAAGAAAAGAGATCATAGAAAGCTTGGAAGAGAACTTGATTTATTTGATATTTTTGAGGAAGGACCAGGATTTCCTTTCTTTTTACCCAAAGGAATGATTATAAGAAACATATTAGAAGACTTTTGGAGAGAAGAACATAAAAAAAGAGGTTATCAGGAAATAAAAACTCCTATAATGTTAACAAAAGACCTTTGGGTTCAATCTGGACATTGGGATCATTATAAAGGTAATATGTATTTTACCAAAATAGATGATCAGGAGTTTGCAATAAAACCTATGAACTGTCCGGGCAGCATATTGGTTTATAAAAGAAAATCACATTCATACAGGGAACTTCCTGAGCGACTGTGTGAACTTGGGCTTGTTCACAGACATGAGCTATCTGGTGTATTACACGGGCTTATGAGAGTAAGATGTTTTACACAAGACGATGCTCATATATTTATGTTACCTTCACAGATAAAAGATGAAATAAAAGGTGTAATTGATCTTATTGATTATTTTTATAGTGTATTTGGTTTCAAATATCATGTTGAACTTTCAACAAGGCCTGAAAATTCAATGGGAACAGATGAGCAATGGAATATGGCTGAAACTGCCCTAAAAGAAGCTTTAGAGGAAGTAGGTATAGATTATAAGATAAATGAAGGTGATGGAGCTTTTTATGGTCCTAAGATTGATTTTCATCTTGAAGACAGTTTAAAAAGAACGTGGCAGTGTGCGACAATTCAACTTGATTTTCAAATGCCAGAAAGGTTTGACTTATATTATATAGGTGAAGATGGTGCTAAACATAGGCCAGTAATGCTACACAGAGTAGTCTTTGGCAGCATAGAGAGATTTATTGCAATACTTACTGAACACTTTGCTGGTGCATTTCCGGTGTGGTTAGCACCAACTCAAATAAGAATAATACCTGTATCTGATAATTTCAATGATTATGCAGCTAAAATATCCCAAATATTAAAGGAAAATGGATTCAGAGTTGAAGAAGATTTTAGGTCAGAAACTGTAGGGTATAAAATACGAGATGCTCAATTACAAAAGATACCATACATGGTGATTGTAGGCGAAAAAGAACAAAGAGATAATACTATAGCAGTACGAGATAGAAAAAAAGGAGATTTAGGTTCGTTTACCATTGATGAATTTGTTTCAATGGTTAAAGATAAGGTGGAGAAAAAGGCTTTAGAATGA
- the cheB gene encoding chemotaxis-specific protein-glutamate methyltransferase CheB, whose amino-acid sequence MKNDCIGDEFMYKILVVDDSAFMRQLIKSVLESTGKFVVTVAQTPLIALDKVRKFKFDVITIDYEMPYMNGVELIKKIKEITDTKILMISAYTRPGAYTTFEALSAGAFDYILKPSSEEELEEFKYELIKKLTAVCEECKKEDTSKVYGLPAAVEGKILLEESIVERVRLARVIGIGISTGGPPVLERMFKSLKKDFPIPILVVQHMPPNFTKPFADRLAAITSKCIKEVSDNEEINGGCIYIAKGGYHLAVEEMNGKLYTRVLDLEKIKSHKPSADILFSSIAEACGRASVGIVMTGMGSDGSDGILEMRKKGALTIAQDEKSCVVFGMPKAAIEKGAIELVLNPDQIVDLLNRV is encoded by the coding sequence ATGAAAAATGATTGTATTGGTGATGAGTTTATGTACAAGATATTGGTTGTTGACGATTCAGCGTTTATGAGACAGCTCATAAAATCGGTTTTGGAGAGTACTGGAAAATTTGTTGTTACAGTTGCTCAGACTCCTCTCATTGCACTTGACAAAGTTAGAAAGTTCAAGTTTGATGTGATAACAATTGACTATGAAATGCCATATATGAACGGCGTTGAGCTTATAAAAAAGATAAAAGAGATAACAGATACAAAGATTTTGATGATAAGTGCGTACACACGTCCAGGAGCTTATACAACATTTGAGGCATTGTCAGCAGGTGCTTTCGATTATATTTTAAAGCCGTCTTCTGAAGAAGAACTTGAAGAGTTCAAGTATGAGCTAATCAAAAAACTTACTGCGGTGTGCGAAGAGTGTAAAAAGGAAGACACATCAAAAGTCTATGGACTTCCAGCTGCTGTTGAAGGGAAAATTTTACTGGAAGAGAGTATTGTTGAGAGGGTAAGGTTGGCAAGGGTTATCGGTATAGGTATATCCACAGGTGGTCCACCAGTTTTAGAAAGGATGTTTAAGTCACTGAAAAAAGATTTTCCTATTCCTATTCTTGTAGTTCAGCATATGCCACCCAACTTCACAAAACCATTTGCTGACAGACTTGCTGCCATTACATCAAAATGTATAAAAGAAGTTTCTGATAATGAAGAGATAAATGGTGGTTGCATCTACATTGCTAAAGGTGGTTATCATTTAGCGGTGGAAGAAATGAATGGAAAGCTCTATACACGGGTGCTTGACCTTGAGAAAATAAAAAGCCACAAACCTTCGGCAGACATTCTTTTCAGTTCAATTGCAGAAGCCTGTGGAAGAGCTTCTGTTGGAATTGTGATGACTGGGATGGGTTCTGATGGGAGTGACGGGATTTTAGAGATGAGAAAAAAAGGGGCGCTCACAATTGCACAGGATGAAAAGAGTTGTGTGGTTTTTGGAATGCCAAAGGCAGCCATTGAAAAGGGAGCGATTGAGCTTGTTTTAAACCCTGACCAGATTGTTGATCTTTTAAATAGAGTATGA
- a CDS encoding peptidoglycan DD-metalloendopeptidase family protein, whose product MRKKRIAEKSSKAPIIKAVTVALILLFILALKYKYIHIENFSFEKAKLYFQRDEKVYSDLVKWVEDLLQPLSFSKSASKHNLTKSLSSTSYIYPADGQIQSSDDGGTFIIVKQKTNILSPCDGKMVEAIKKGETFDIIIQQGSRILYRVENIDVLNIQKGQVLKKGDIIGYKLPFDLVGKDFIYFKREEIM is encoded by the coding sequence ATGAGAAAGAAGAGAATAGCTGAAAAGAGTTCAAAAGCACCGATAATAAAAGCAGTAACAGTAGCCTTGATACTTCTTTTTATCCTTGCATTAAAGTACAAATATATTCACATTGAAAATTTTTCATTTGAGAAAGCTAAACTTTATTTTCAACGTGATGAAAAAGTTTATTCGGACTTAGTAAAATGGGTAGAAGATTTATTACAGCCCTTATCTTTTTCAAAATCGGCAAGCAAGCACAACTTGACAAAAAGTTTATCTTCCACATCCTACATATATCCTGCAGATGGACAAATTCAGTCCTCTGACGATGGAGGAACTTTTATTATAGTTAAACAGAAGACTAATATTCTCAGTCCCTGTGATGGAAAGATGGTAGAAGCTATTAAAAAAGGTGAAACTTTTGATATTATTATACAGCAAGGAAGCAGGATACTTTATAGGGTTGAAAATATTGATGTTTTAAACATTCAAAAAGGGCAAGTTTTAAAAAAAGGTGATATAATAGGATATAAACTACCATTTGACCTTGTGGGAAAAGATTTTATATATTTTAAGAGAGAAGAAATAATGTAG
- a CDS encoding RNA-binding domain-containing protein translates to MDKYKLKMLLESDEGPKLDFKQSLSVETDGEKKELVKDVIAIANSRGGRGYIIFGVEDKTKRIVGIKDENISEEKIQQIISGRCDPPVSIKFEIVEYDGKKLGVLTIYKSSLRPHQMVQNGVFYIRRGSTTDVARREEIASMFEESGSINFEMSIIRNANLNDLEPELISMFFRRSGISSEWDNLILLESFGIVQRDRENNNLYPTLAGILVFGKYPERFLPSAYLTIEFFDQIQIICGNIYSIIKKTINFFIQKYPQKDLWALFEAIGNALVHRDYYDLTRCTTVKISERNIEVANPGCLLENNMIFSMGREIIPRRRNPWIYQKMIILDDNNLFLKAGKGISKIRRTYPNVKIININSQNAFKIILPSIDKL, encoded by the coding sequence ATGGATAAGTATAAGCTTAAAATGCTATTGGAGTCTGATGAAGGTCCAAAGCTTGATTTTAAACAGTCTCTTTCTGTTGAAACTGATGGTGAAAAGAAAGAGCTTGTAAAAGATGTAATTGCCATTGCAAATTCAAGAGGCGGAAGGGGCTATATTATCTTTGGAGTTGAAGATAAGACAAAAAGAATTGTTGGAATCAAAGACGAAAACATCTCTGAAGAAAAAATTCAGCAGATAATATCGGGTAGGTGTGACCCGCCTGTATCTATTAAGTTTGAGATTGTAGAATACGATGGTAAAAAACTTGGTGTGCTCACGATATACAAAAGCAGTCTAAGACCTCATCAGATGGTCCAAAATGGTGTATTTTATATAAGACGGGGGTCAACAACAGACGTAGCAAGAAGAGAAGAGATAGCATCTATGTTTGAAGAAAGTGGGAGTATCAATTTTGAAATGTCTATTATAAGAAATGCAAATTTAAATGACCTTGAACCTGAGCTAATTTCTATGTTTTTTAGGAGAAGTGGCATTTCATCAGAGTGGGATAACTTAATTTTGCTTGAAAGTTTCGGGATTGTCCAGAGAGATAGAGAAAATAATAATCTTTATCCTACCTTAGCAGGTATTCTTGTGTTCGGAAAATATCCGGAGAGATTTTTGCCGTCAGCGTATCTAACAATTGAATTTTTTGACCAAATTCAAATTATTTGTGGTAACATATATAGTATAATCAAAAAGACTATAAATTTTTTTATTCAGAAGTATCCTCAGAAGGATCTGTGGGCTTTGTTTGAAGCAATTGGAAATGCGCTTGTTCACAGGGATTATTATGACCTGACAAGATGCACGACAGTCAAAATTTCTGAAAGAAATATAGAAGTTGCAAATCCTGGATGTCTTCTTGAGAACAACATGATATTTAGTATGGGTAGAGAAATTATACCAAGGCGTCGAAACCCATGGATTTATCAAAAAATGATAATCTTAGACGACAATAACCTCTTTTTAAAAGCTGGTAAAGGGATATCAAAGATAAGAAGAACATATCCAAATGTTAAGATTATAAATATAAATTCCCAAAATGCATTTAAAATCATATTGCCGTCTATTGATAAACTGTAA
- a CDS encoding iron-containing alcohol dehydrogenase, protein MEIIWQEPYESFLRFINKNGYKSLLIICDKNTLDVCVNKVREAVEKTNIKYKIVCFEPDCVADEYSLGRILFEIEQTDIFVGVGSGTISDITRYTAYKFKTPFVLFPTAASMDGFASSVAALTINGLKTTVLASSPAAIFVDMEVIVNSPEILKKAGFGDLMGKITALLDWQLSHIIFDEMIDLEVLQIVKDTYLKTLKSVGENHFYKNLLEGLITSGLMMSRVNSSRPASGSEHHLSHFWEYHKVKTYHGMKVGLATLYVLRFYEHFLNLDKSRIIERKEYKVDTKAWEDMIKRGFQPTFESIIKQNIGRVNKLNDKEFRSNVINRLVEKKESIDDLIRDAIGVYGELVDAYKKLKIPMNYWEIGIDENLFKMSFMCAPNIRERFTILHLYEFLGLTDEVVQSF, encoded by the coding sequence ATGGAAATTATATGGCAAGAGCCATATGAGTCTTTTTTAAGGTTTATAAACAAAAATGGATATAAGTCTTTGTTAATTATATGCGATAAAAATACACTTGATGTGTGTGTCAATAAAGTCAGGGAAGCAGTCGAAAAAACTAATATTAAGTATAAGATTGTGTGTTTTGAGCCAGATTGTGTGGCAGATGAGTATTCGCTTGGAAGGATTTTGTTTGAGATAGAACAAACAGATATATTTGTTGGAGTAGGTAGTGGAACAATTTCTGATATTACACGGTATACAGCATACAAGTTCAAAACCCCGTTTGTTTTATTCCCTACAGCTGCTTCTATGGATGGGTTTGCTTCTTCTGTTGCAGCACTTACTATAAATGGTTTGAAAACAACAGTCTTGGCATCATCGCCAGCAGCTATCTTTGTGGATATGGAGGTGATAGTGAATTCACCTGAAATTTTAAAAAAAGCTGGATTTGGAGATTTGATGGGTAAGATAACTGCTCTTCTTGATTGGCAACTTTCGCATATTATCTTTGATGAAATGATAGACTTAGAAGTTTTACAGATTGTGAAAGATACATATCTAAAAACTTTGAAATCAGTGGGCGAAAACCACTTTTACAAGAATTTATTAGAAGGACTGATAACATCTGGGCTCATGATGTCAAGAGTTAACTCATCTCGGCCTGCGTCAGGCAGTGAACACCATCTTTCTCATTTTTGGGAATATCACAAAGTAAAAACTTATCATGGGATGAAAGTTGGACTTGCAACCCTTTATGTGCTAAGGTTTTATGAGCACTTTTTAAATCTTGATAAATCCAGAATTATTGAAAGGAAAGAATATAAAGTAGATACTAAAGCGTGGGAAGATATGATAAAGAGAGGATTTCAACCAACTTTTGAAAGTATAATAAAGCAAAATATTGGAAGAGTAAACAAGTTAAATGATAAAGAATTTAGGAGTAATGTGATAAACAGGCTTGTTGAAAAGAAAGAGAGTATAGATGACTTGATAAGAGATGCAATCGGTGTGTATGGTGAGTTGGTTGATGCTTACAAAAAACTTAAAATACCCATGAATTATTGGGAGATTGGTATAGATGAGAATCTTTTTAAGATGTCATTTATGTGCGCACCAAATATTAGAGAAAGGTTTACTATACTACATTTGTATGAATTTTTAGGCTTGACAGATGAGGTTGTACAAAGCTTTTGA